Within the Methanomicrobium sp. W14 genome, the region AGTTTTTGTCTGCTGATGCAGTACTCGCGGTCTTTAATCTTTAAAGATGCATACATGTATAAGTCCTGATTTTTTTACAGGCGAGGGTAGCCAAGTGGTCAACGGCGGTGGACTCAAGATCCACTCACGCAGGTGTTCGCGGGTTCGACTCCCTCCCCTCGCACTTTGGAATTGGGTTATAGTTATCTTTTGAGTTATGTCCCTGTAACATCTGATATCACAAAATTAAAATTGTAAACTTTATCTCATTTCCTGTTATACAACCAATATCAAACATTGGTGACAAAATGAATAGGGAGCTTTTTTCTATATCTGTTTTATTTTGCCTGATTGCAGTTATTTTTATAGCCGGCTGTACCGGGGATCCAAAGTATAACGAACAGACTAAGACACCTGATGATCTGGTGGCTTATGACTCCAAAAACGAGTGTATGATTCCGGATGCGACACTGGATGAAAAAATAGGCCAGATGATTATGGTAGGCTTCCGGGGATTTACCGCAGATAATGACTCACAGATTGCCGATGATATAAGAGATGGAAGAATTGGCGGAGTAATCCTATTCGATCGCGATGTGGCCTTAAACAGCAGTGAGAGAAATATCAAATCACCTGAACAGGTTCTTTTGCTAAACAGCCAGCTCCGGGGCTATGCAGGAGAAATCCCTCTCTTTATTTCAGTTGACCAGGAAGGCGGTAAAATCTGCCGTCTCAGGGAAAGTTATGGATTTCCGGCAGTTTCCTCCGCCGGGTATCTTGGCAGCATGGACAATGAGACTATAACGCGTGATGCCGGAAGCATTCTTGCAAATACCGTAAAAGATGCCGGGTTCAATATGAATTTTGCTCCTGTTGTTGACCTGATGGTTAATCCGGATTCTCCGGCAATAGGAAAGCTTAACAGAAGTTTTTCAAAAGACCCGGATGTTGTATCCCGCAATGCCGGATGGATTATTGATGAACACCAAAAAGCAGGTATAATTACAGCGATAAAGCATTTCCCCGGTCACGGGAGTGCGATGGCGGATTCCCATGCGGGTTTTACCGATGTGACGGATTCATGGAGCGAGGAGGAGCTTATACCATATCAAATCCTGGTAGATGAGGGTATTCCGGATATGGTGATGACTGCACATATCTATAACCAAAATATCGATCCCGATTATCCTGCAACCCTCTCGGAAAAAACCATAACAGGTATTCTCAGAAACAGGCTGGGTTATGACGGCGTCGTAATTACCGATGCGATGGATATGGGCGCAATTGCCAATAATTACGGAATGAAGGAAGCCTTAAATCTTTCAATAAATGCCGGCTGCGATATAATTCTCTTTGCAAACAATATCGTCTATGATGAAAGGATTGCAGAGAATGCGACAGGACTGATAAAGGAGCTTATACAGGAAGGTGAAATCACGGAGGAGAGGATAAACGAGTCGTATGACAGAATAATCCGGCTAAAGATGAAATACAGAATGTGCGAATAGTATGGTCTTTTCCATATGTTTCGTATACATTTTTCTAATTTAA harbors:
- a CDS encoding glycoside hydrolase family 3 protein, with amino-acid sequence MNRELFSISVLFCLIAVIFIAGCTGDPKYNEQTKTPDDLVAYDSKNECMIPDATLDEKIGQMIMVGFRGFTADNDSQIADDIRDGRIGGVILFDRDVALNSSERNIKSPEQVLLLNSQLRGYAGEIPLFISVDQEGGKICRLRESYGFPAVSSAGYLGSMDNETITRDAGSILANTVKDAGFNMNFAPVVDLMVNPDSPAIGKLNRSFSKDPDVVSRNAGWIIDEHQKAGIITAIKHFPGHGSAMADSHAGFTDVTDSWSEEELIPYQILVDEGIPDMVMTAHIYNQNIDPDYPATLSEKTITGILRNRLGYDGVVITDAMDMGAIANNYGMKEALNLSINAGCDIILFANNIVYDERIAENATGLIKELIQEGEITEERINESYDRIIRLKMKYRMCE